GATTTTGCCCCAGGTAAGGGCTGGTCTTATTCAAACACGGGATACGTAATATTGGGTATCCTTATTGAAAAAGTAACTGGAAATAGCTATGCAGAAGAGGTTGAAAATCGGATTGTTGAACCGCTCGAATTGTCGAATACATTCCTACCTGGTAATTCAACTGTTATCCCAGGTACCAATCATGCCCGTGGATATGAAAGATATGACGGAGAAAGGGAGCTAAAAGACGTTACTTATTCTTACCCAGGTAACTCCGATGGAGATATAATTTCTACTGCTGATGACTTAAACAAATTTTTCTCTTACTTGCTTAGTGGAAAATTACTAAAGGAACAGCAACTAAAACAAATGCTTACTACAGTTCCTACAGGAATGGCGGGAATTGATGGTTATGGTCTTGGAATCTATGAAACTAAACTTCCAAAGGGTGTCTCGATATGGGGACATGCAGGTGCCGCTCCAGGTTTTATTACTCTTGCTGGAGGCACACTTGGAGGAAAGCATACATTGGCAATCAACTTAAACAACCGCATAGTTAATAGTCCTGATCCTTTTAAAAATATTCTACTTGCTGAATTTAGCAAGTAGGTAAAAAGGAAAACCGGATAAATTTTGGCATAGTTTTTATAGTTTAAAATATACCTTTCTGGTTCAAAAAAACAACTTCCTTTTAAATTTTTTTGAAATTAAAGTGGTGAATGCTATTAAGCTAATAAAACAAAATTCTCCGTAACATGAAAAAACGTTATTCTTTCTCTAGAATCATAGGAAAGGATAACGTTTTTTATATTTTGGGGTAAAACAATTTCTTAAGTGGATGGATCTGGGGTATCGCTACATCGCTATCAAGTTAAGACTTTTATTTGCCCCCATAATGAAAAGTTTATTCCTCTACAGTTATTTATGAGATTTTGGTTCATTTTTTCGTTTTTGGGAACAATTAATTTCTTAAGTTGTTGAATAGGTATGATTCCCCTATATAACAAAGAAGGAACCTATCATATTTCATAATAGGTTCCTTCTTTAAATGCAGAAACTTCAAATGTATCAGGTTATACTTCGAATCGTTTCCATAAAAAGATTATAAAGTTGAATTTCTTGTTATATTTTGGCCTAACGATAATGGGATACCATCATCCAATTTTTTTATGATTCAATTTAGGATGAATATCTAGCAAGCGGTTAGTCATAGTAGATAGTGAACTTTTGTCACATTTATAAAGGACAACAAGAATTGAGTGGATAAGGCTGTATTGATAGTTATGTCATACAAACCATGACATTTTGACACTACCGTATGTGACAGAACAATACTTAGAATTGAAAAAGTAGCTTTTAACGTATTAGCAATGAATGAGGAGGAGAAATTTTAATGACGAAAGTATCAGCTCAAAAAAATTTGCAAGATTTTTATTTCTTGTTATTTACCTTTGTATCCGGATTTTTTTACTTTTGTTTCTATCTGGTCAGCATTACATTTGCATTAGTAATGACGATTATCTTTTTGGGTATTCCCTTGTTGGCTTGGGTGCTGCAAACAACTCACACGTTTGTTCAGTATGAGCGTATTCAGACGAAGGTTTATACAGATATATCGATAGAGTTATTCGAACCAAGAAAAAAAGAGGAGGGAGATAAATGGATTAAAGCGAGGGATATAATCCTTAATAATAGCAACTGGAAGGCTATTTTTTGGCTCATGCAGAAATTTTTTGTCGGAATAATGAGTCTTATATGTGCTGTTTTACTGTATGTAATGCCGCTAGTATGTATCGTTACACCATTACTTTTTCGATATTTTAATATATACTTATTGGGCATTGCTGTGAATTCATGGGAGACAGCAATTTCTGTCATGATTGTTGGTTTTATTCTCATCTGGATACAGAATCTTATTAGAAACTGCTTGGTTCGAATTATTGGAATGTACACGCGTTCCATGTTTAAAGCTATAAAGGAGTGATAATTTGTTTAAGACTTTGAAACTATGGTTTTGGTATGATTGGGCCTTACTTTGTATACGCTTTATTATTTGGCTATCATTGATACCAGCGACTATCCAACAACAAGATCATTTGACAGTACCACTTTGGATCATAATTCTTTGGGAAGTCGTTTCATTTTCAGTACCTTGGATTTGTTTAATGTTCAGTTATCGCTATTATTTGTTTACTGAAATAATATTATTTGGCGGAGTGTGTTTCTATTTAACTTTATTATTTCCGTCAGCGTATCTTGCTTTTTTAATGCCAACTTTTATGATTGCGGCAAATAGCGTTCATAAATCTTACCGCTGGTCGGGTCCTATCACAATTATTTTGTTCCCGTTGCTCATTGCGATATTTTCCAAAGTGACAGATTTATGGGTAATCATCCTACAACTCAGTTTAGCTTTTGCTATGGGCTCTTTCTTTCGTTTACTGGCTATTAATTACCGTCAAAGTGAAATTATTCGGAACCAGAAACATGTATTGGAACAATACGTATCTCAAGTTGAGCGGATTACATTACTGGAGGAACGTGATAGGCTCTCAAAAGACTTACACGATACGATGGGGCATTCCTATACTTCAATTATTATGGGGATGGAAACATTGCGTATGGAATTAAAGTCTAAAGAAGGAGAGCAACAGCTCGATTCATTATTACAATTGGCCCGTAACAGTATGGAAGAAGTAAGACTGTATTTACACCAATTAGATTTATCACAAGAATCGCTTCCCTTAGCTGCCACATTACAACAATTGACAGAGGAATTTAAGAAACATGCAAAAGTAAATGTACGTACTCGAATAATAGGGGAAGAGTATATAGTCTCCAAACAATCAAAAATGACACTATATCGGAGCTTGCAGGAATCACTAACAAATGCTGTTCGCCATGGACATTCCACAGAAATCATTGTGTCACTTCATTTTGAACCACAACAGATAAGATTGGATGTACAGGATAATGGCTGTGGGGTAGAAGAGTGGAAGGATGGCTTTGGATTAACTGCAATGAAAGAGCGTATGAGTCAGTCACAAGGAAGAGTCATTGTTTATTCCAAAAAAGGGGAAGGGACATTAATTTCATGTGTTTTACCGAAACAAGTACAACTGTCTAATGACCAAATCCGCCTTTGTATTGTCGATGATTATTCTTTTATCCGAGAAAGTCTTCATACAATTTTGGATGTACAGGAGGATTTACAAGTAGTGGGAATGGCTGAAGATGGAGAACGGGCTTTGGAATTGTGTGAGAGACTAAAACCAGATGTAGTATTAATGGATTTAGAGATGCCAAATCTGAATGGGGTTCATGCAACTAAAATGATTAAGAAAAAATGGCCGGACATTCGTGTACTCATTCTGTCAACCTTTCAGGATACAGAAAGGGCAAAAGAAATCATACGAAATGGTGCGGATGGATATGTATTGAAATCCATAGATGGGCGTGAACTAGCTGAATCAATTCGTTTAGTCTATCGTGGAGGCGCGATGATTAATCATGACTTGTTCCATAGAATGTGGGAAGAAAATGAAGAAACAGGATTATTTGAATCACGATCAGATGGAAAAGAGTATGGATTAACGAAGCGAGAACTAGAGATTTTGGAGCTATTATCACAAGGAAGCCGTTATAAAACAATAGCTTCGACACTTTACTTGTCAAACGGAACGGTAAGAAATTACGCCTCCAATCTCTATGAGAAGCTAGGAGTTAACAATCGAGAAGAAGCCGTACAAAAGGCAAAAGATATAGGATTGCTTTCTTGACTCTGTCACTTGAACTAGTTAGCTGAAGTCAATGGGGAACTTACAGATAATGCAGGGCATCACTACCTAATACTACATTTGAAATTACAATGAAAAATAAAGATTTGGAACCCCTCTGCTTTTTTATAAATATAGTTGTTTAAAAAGGCTATTCGGATTTTTATATCGAAAAAGTTAAACACTATAGACGATGACTATAACAGTTGTAGACTATAACTGAAATTGAAACAAGGTATAAGGTCGATGAATATTTTATTCAAACCTGTCTTCACAGAGGACTGGTAAATAGTTTTCATATTCGCTAGTACATCTGTCCTAAACCTAAAAGCAAAATAGGTATTTTGATCAATAACATCTGTGATTTAGATGTTATTGATCAAATTTAGAAAATATTTATTCCGTTTCCATGAGTGGTTTTAGAATTGAAAGAGGCATTTCCATAAATCAGGGGATAATAATACTAAATAGATTCAAGCTTTCTATAAAGAGAAGAATTTAGCAACTAAAGAAATCAGTGTGACGGTGCTTGATTGTAGTCAAATATAAAATATGTTGTTTTGAGTTGAAGTAAGATGTGTAATTGAAAAAGATAACAGGAAAATATATTTCTAATCATTTAAAGGGAAGGGGATGTGATTGAGGTGAATAATACATATAATGAAAAGACGCATACATCGATTAAACAATTATTAAAAAAGTTTTCACCAAAAGCTCCTGGCTTTGCATATATTGCTAGTTTTGATAAAGGTGTAACTTATAAAGGTGCAGTTGGTTTAGCTTCTATAGAGGAAAATTTACCTATAACCACAAAAAGTATTTTTAATATTGCCTCAGTTTCTAAACAATTTACAGCGTTTTCTATATTACTCTTAGAACAAGAGAGGAAATTGAGTTTAGATGATTCAATTGTAAAATTTGTCCCTTCTATAGGTGCATATGCTGAACCTGTAACATTGAAACACCTAATTCATCACACGGGTGGACTAGTTGATTATATGGAATTGGCTGAAGTAGCAAATATTAAATATACGGACACATTAACTGTAAAAGAATCGCTAGAACAACTTAAAAGTCATCAAATTGCAAGGTTCCCGGTTGGAACAAAATTTGAGTATAGCAATACAGGATATTTTTTATTGTCACTAGTGGTAGAGAAGGTAAGTGGCAAGTCTCTACGTCAGTTTGCAAAGGAACGTATTTTTGATCCTTTACACATGAAAGACACAACAATTGTGGTTTGCTACCCAACTACTATTTCAATTGCTAATGGATATTCGAGGAATGATCAAGGAACATATAAAATCTATGAAAGCCCTTGGGAACATACAGGGGATGGGGCAGTTCATACAACAGTTGAAGACCTGGTAAAATGGGGAGAAAATTTAACTACAGGTACCGTTGGTGGAAAAAATCTTGCTAAAAGAATGAGCGAAATAGGTCCGAAAATTTCTTCAACTGGGGATATAATTATTGATAATGAAGATTATGCTTTTGGGCTAAGGCTTGCAGAAGGTTTTAACTGTCGATACTTGGAACATTCAGGTAGCTGGGCAGGTTATCGTTCATACTTCATGCGGTTTCCAAAAGAATATTTGTCTGTTGTGGTACTAGGTAACTATGATGAATTTGACTCTAAAAAATATGCTAATGAAATAGCAGAAATTGTTTTAGAAAAGTAAAAAATAGGGCGTAGAAGACAGTATCTAGACCTCACGTTGTTTTAGGTTTAATTGATTATGAGAACGGAAGGCAAGCATATATTTATGCCTGCCTTTTTTCGTATTAAAAGGAACATAAATATTAATATTTATACAGTTAAAAATAAATTAGAAATTCTTTAAATATAGATTAATTAATGAGGTCAGATTTTAAATTTTTTAATTAGAATATAAAAATTACATATAATGATTATCAAACTTAATTTTATTAAAAATTGAAATATTAATTAATATTCCTACCGATATTAAATTGACCATTAAAGAACTTCCACCAAAACTTACAAATGGAAATGGAGTACCTGTAAGAGGAAATAGTCCCGTAATACCACCTAAATTTACAACAGATTGCATACCAATCATACTTCCTATACCAATTGCTATAAAACTGCCGAATGGATCTACACATAATTGTGCAATTTTTAAGGAGCGAAGTACTATAGTCAAAACTCCAACCAATATAATAAATACACCAATAAATCCTAGTTCTTCAGAAACTATTGCCATTATAAAATCAGTATGTGGTTCCGGAAGATAACCTGTTTTTTGTATGCTATTTCCAAATCCACGACCAGTGATTCCTCCAGAGCCAATGGAAATAAAAGAATTTACAAGCTGGTATCCATTTCCTTGCGCATCAAGAAA
This DNA window, taken from Bacillus paramycoides, encodes the following:
- a CDS encoding serine hydrolase domain-containing protein is translated as MKTSRQITSASLTLLIAGSSLIYTTPSSIVKAESDQNVSSSLQTNTQRDRTSVKKAMRDTLQLGYPGILATIYKGGKTWSYAAGIADLRTKKPMKADYRFRIGSVTKTFIATVLLQLAGENRLNLDDSIEKWLPGVIQGNGYDGNQITIRQILNHTSGIAEYLKSKDYDIMDTKKMYTADELVKMGISLPPDFAPGKGWSYSNTGYVILGILIEKVTGNSYAEEVENRIVEPLELSNTFLPGNSTVIPGTNHARGYERYDGERELKDVTYSYPGNSDGDIISTADDLNKFFSYLLSGKLLKEQQLKQMLTTVPTGMAGIDGYGLGIYETKLPKGVSIWGHAGAAPGFITLAGGTLGGKHTLAINLNNRIVNSPDPFKNILLAEFSK
- a CDS encoding sensor domain-containing protein, with the protein product MTKVSAQKNLQDFYFLLFTFVSGFFYFCFYLVSITFALVMTIIFLGIPLLAWVLQTTHTFVQYERIQTKVYTDISIELFEPRKKEEGDKWIKARDIILNNSNWKAIFWLMQKFFVGIMSLICAVLLYVMPLVCIVTPLLFRYFNIYLLGIAVNSWETAISVMIVGFILIWIQNLIRNCLVRIIGMYTRSMFKAIKE
- a CDS encoding hybrid sensor histidine kinase/response regulator transcription factor; this translates as MFKTLKLWFWYDWALLCIRFIIWLSLIPATIQQQDHLTVPLWIIILWEVVSFSVPWICLMFSYRYYLFTEIILFGGVCFYLTLLFPSAYLAFLMPTFMIAANSVHKSYRWSGPITIILFPLLIAIFSKVTDLWVIILQLSLAFAMGSFFRLLAINYRQSEIIRNQKHVLEQYVSQVERITLLEERDRLSKDLHDTMGHSYTSIIMGMETLRMELKSKEGEQQLDSLLQLARNSMEEVRLYLHQLDLSQESLPLAATLQQLTEEFKKHAKVNVRTRIIGEEYIVSKQSKMTLYRSLQESLTNAVRHGHSTEIIVSLHFEPQQIRLDVQDNGCGVEEWKDGFGLTAMKERMSQSQGRVIVYSKKGEGTLISCVLPKQVQLSNDQIRLCIVDDYSFIRESLHTILDVQEDLQVVGMAEDGERALELCERLKPDVVLMDLEMPNLNGVHATKMIKKKWPDIRVLILSTFQDTERAKEIIRNGADGYVLKSIDGRELAESIRLVYRGGAMINHDLFHRMWEENEETGLFESRSDGKEYGLTKRELEILELLSQGSRYKTIASTLYLSNGTVRNYASNLYEKLGVNNREEAVQKAKDIGLLS
- a CDS encoding serine hydrolase domain-containing protein, translated to MNNTYNEKTHTSIKQLLKKFSPKAPGFAYIASFDKGVTYKGAVGLASIEENLPITTKSIFNIASVSKQFTAFSILLLEQERKLSLDDSIVKFVPSIGAYAEPVTLKHLIHHTGGLVDYMELAEVANIKYTDTLTVKESLEQLKSHQIARFPVGTKFEYSNTGYFLLSLVVEKVSGKSLRQFAKERIFDPLHMKDTTIVVCYPTTISIANGYSRNDQGTYKIYESPWEHTGDGAVHTTVEDLVKWGENLTTGTVGGKNLAKRMSEIGPKISSTGDIIIDNEDYAFGLRLAEGFNCRYLEHSGSWAGYRSYFMRFPKEYLSVVVLGNYDEFDSKKYANEIAEIVLEK